The DNA region TTCTCTTTAGTTCAGAAATACTGGAATCTAAGCAAAATGAAAATACAGGGAAGGGGTACTTACTGTGAAAACCAAAAGAACTGGCAATACAACAGTGAGATAATCTACAACCAGTGTAGAGAAGTACTGCATCCAATCTTTACGAACAGGAAGAACTTTATCATCATTTTTCTTCGCTGCATCCCTCCTAGTATTATCTAAAACACGATGAAACAAGGGAAATATTGTCATTTGTCAGATGAACTCCACACATGGAAAGCAAAAGGTGAGCTGATTATTTGTTAATGCCGAGAAAATTTAAAAGGGCAAACTTAAAAGACAGAGAGAATATAGTTGAAATGGATGGCTTAATAGCATCAGTCATCAGATTTAGCAGATAACTAAAAATGGAGGGGGACATGATATAATTTTTAACAGATCCACATATTATTGACATTTGATGTGACAGGGCTTAAAATAAACCCCAAGGAACCAATAATAACGATTCCGTAGCTACGACAAATCTGCAAAACTGTTGCGTACTAGTAATTTGATTTTCCAATCATATTATTGAAGCTCACTTGCAGATTTGTCGTACCTACGGAATCGTAACGGAAGCACTACAATATAATAGGAGATCTGATTCACTGCGTTTCAGATGAACTGACCTCCGCTGCTCCACTTCCTGAGAACCACCAATGCCTACgcaccaaaagaaaaaaagagagtcAAATCTCAACTCCGTGTGCGCGTACAGAAAATTGGCAGGAGATTTGAAACGGTCACCGGCACGATGGTGGAGAGCGCCGCGATCTCCGACATGGAGGACCCCGTCAGGTTGCTCACAAATCTGCATCACCAAGGCGGAGGAGGACAGCAGTTAAGGGTGAGAAGGGGAGCGGTCAGGACAGCAGCCTCAGGTTTGGCTTGGGACGCTGGACTTACTGCTCCTTGAGGAGCTTGTTCGGATTCAGGGACTTGTCGAGGAGGCGGCCCTCCATCGTCGACGTCGAGACTCGAGAGGCGCCGGGGCGGAGGCGGTAGGGGCGGGGAGAATCGCTGGGAAGGCGTCAGAGATGGCCGACGGCGGGCAGCAGCGGCAGTCTGCGGACGACGGCGAATGCGAGCGCTTCGCGAGCAGCGGCGAGCCGGCGACCTGCGAAGCCGAAGGGAAAAAAATTCTCTAATTCGCACATGTCATGGCCCAGAAGGCTTTTAGGGCCTAATACCTGCCCCTTACGAGTTTATGGGCTGCATACCTGGCCCATAAGTTTGGATCAGTCCATGTCAATATGTAACAGAGTAATATCAGCCAAGTTAGACTTCGGGTCTACGGTCTGGTTTGTTTTTCTCGACGAGAGAAGGTGATCTGAAAGTCCGTAAGAGTGTGATTCGTACTATTATGATTATGATGATCTGAGGAAGATCTATCTTGACTTGTGAAAAGTGAAGTATGGATCATTGATTCGGATCAGAGATGCTGGTAGGGACTTGGGATACACAAATCTAAACATTATAACAGAAAATAATTGTCTTTAGAAGTTTCGACGCTGTTTAAATTTTTAGCAGTAACATTTCCTTGCCATTTTGTCGAAAATTAGCCATGAGCTTGGATTTGCATTTAATTGTTGAAAATTGGCGTCGAGCAAAACACAGAAGGGGTTAATTAAAAAATTTAAGCACATGGATTTAAAATGATGTCAAatgtcaagaatgggattcgaACCCATGCCCTTTCGGACCAGTACCTGAAACTGGCGCCTTAGACCAACTCGGCCATCTTGACTTGTTGCTGTGGTTGCGATAGAGAGCGTATTATCTTGGAGACCAGATGCACAGCAGGCACATTATGTCAAACAGTTCAGCCAACTTGCTTGCCCTGTATGACCCAAGACCCTAGATTCCATGAACACCAATCACCACAGTCCACAAGTCCATATTAAAGTATGATGGTATCTCAGTATATAATTAGTGAAAAAAATACCAAGCTCATAGCGAACTACTATATTTATTCATCAAAAGAATACAATTAGCACATGACATTGTTCTACACATTCTTCCGTACGCACAAATACGCTATCTTCCATGCTCCACCCACCCAACTCTGCTACCTAAGATCAAGAACACAAAGAATTGAACTTGTACATTGTTCTACAACACAACACCTATTCCTGTCGTATAAATATAATTCATCTGCACAAGGGTCAGCGTCAGCTGATGCGTGTTATGATGTATCGGCCTTTCTCTAAGTCGTATATAATCTTTGTCTTGGGCTTCCTCCATTTTGACACAAAAAAAACTCCACATAAAAGAAATATCCCCACCACAGCAAACAATGGTCTATTGCTATGGGTTGATGTTACAGCAGTGTGTGATGGCTTTGAACTTGTATTTTGCATCAATGTGATGAAAGCTCCTAGGGCCCATTCAACCTGAATGTCTCCAACCTGGTTGGAATACTCAATCCTGATAAGGAGAATATTAAGTTAGTTAAGCATTGCTCGAGAGTAAAATGCACTGAGGAACATTCGTGTGTTCAATATGCTTGCCTCTTGTCATCCAGTGGTACACCAAGACTGTCATGCAATAGAGCCACAATGTATGCCGACGAGAAGCAATACCGTGAGAAATCTTCATCTGACCTATTAGGGTACTTTTCTCTAAGAGTGGATAAATCCTGGTTGCAAAATTGTTCTCCAGCAAGTGCAAAATCTGATAGCGATGAAGACTTCTTAAGTCCAAAGAACTGACAGAGAATGTACATGAGTCAGTGCCAGAAGAAAAGGTTGACATGcaaaaaagagaaaaatagACATGTAATGCACCTTTGAAGTAAAATAGAAATTTTCAGTTGCCAGGAAGTATCCACGGAGCTCAGGTACGAAAGTAGATCCCAGTTGGCATTGTTGATACTTGCACTTTTCTGCATTCACGAGATACATGTGGCACTAATCTCTAAGACATCGCAATTGAGCAAAGAAACAGTTCAGCAAAATATTTGGAGTGCCTAAGATTTGCAAAAGATATTAGCTTAATGCGTAAGTAAAGAACATCTAGCTTCAAGCGATTTTTAAGTCATTCTGTGTGAGCTACTGAACAGAGAGTTTGCAGTTTCGAATATATTTCTTACCTTTTCCTTTTTGCAGTAAAAGCAGGGAAGTGGATCTGCATTCTGTAAAGTTACCGTTTCCACTATCAACATATTGGTTCTCTAGTGTTGATCTTGAAGCACCACTTGTCCTCACCATTACTTCTTCATTGTGTGAATATCCTCTAGGAGCACAAGGATCAACAAGTGTACTATTTTTGGAAGATCCTGCAATCTCACAAGTGATGAACTTGAAGAGATACTTCGCGGCTTAGTAGCTCTTTAGACTGTATAGTGCAATTACAGAAAACTGAATCTATTAATCCCTTCTTGTTTCCTACACATCTTACACTCTGCTCAGTTACTAGGCATATAATAAGCTAGTGGAACAAGGAATATAACTGCTTCAGAAACATATGATCAAGTGCTCACTCTCACTAAACTGCAAAAATGACTCCTGTTATTTTGAACAATGGTGCGAGCATACTTGTACATGCATAGCATACAGGAATAATTGTAGTAGGTATTACTTGTTGGCATTCTGTTGATTAAGTAGCGTCTAGTTTCGTGAATGATTTCTCCTCTCAGAGTATCCATTTTCAGAGACTTAGTTTTCCCTTGTACATCAAGTACTGAATTCCTTATTATCATTGCAAGCATGGTTTTTGAGGCATCGCCTAGGCGTACAGGCATGTCCCAGACACCACAGGACGCCACCAATTCTTCAAAACCCATGATTGCAAGGGTGGCTAGACTGGTTATATTCTTGCACGAATAGAATACAAAAAAGTTAAAATCCAGATAAATACCTCTTGACCTCAGTACTTCATGTAACGAGTCTTGAGCTGCATTCTGTGGAGGTAAATGATTTGATCAGCAAGTTAATCTATTGTATGATTCACAAGATTATACCAAACAGACGAATCAGTCGATATAAATAACTCACTTGACCAAAGTTTAAAAAGCTGTTGGTATAGAGAGTGTATGTTGTTTCACCAAAAATAAAATTATTTGACAGTTCGGGAGGAAGCACTTCATCAGAAACAAAGGTCAGCTGAAACAAAACAGCAACAGTTATTTTGGTAAAAAAAAACCATATTTTTGGAATATGACCATAAAAACAAGCTATTATGTGTACTGAATCAAGAAACTATAAATGAATTTGGCCATCCTATATTACAGAATCCAATTATACAGCATAGAGAAATCAAGATTTCAGGTAAGTGGATCCTTTTGAATTGTACTATACTATTAACAACTCATTTGCATGCACCGGATTTAAACAAGATACAAGTTTCGGGAGCAAAGAATCACAAAAACTGTATATGCGCTCATTGCTAAACCTGAGCTGAAGCGCCCCCAAGTTCAATTATTCCAACGGTTTTGTTAGGATCCCCTCCAAGTCTGCCAAGAGCATAATTTGCCGCAACCCAAGCATAGATGCCTTCATCAGAGCCTGTAGACAAGGTACCAACAAGTGCAAGCATATAAGTTGAAAGTATTTCAGCTAATGGCATAAAGGGCACTCATATATAACGACTTTTTGTGCTTACTAATTCCAACTGTCTGCACTGTTTCAGTAAAAAAAAACTGTGTGCACTGTTTTAGATCTTTGCTTCCCATTATTTTGATTTGATTTGTTGATGTTCTGTTAATCAAGCAACAGAAAATACATCTGGTAATTCCCAAAGAAACCTATCTCAGAACTGAATATAAGTATAGAACACTCAAATAATTAATGTACTCGCAGCTCAGCGCTTGTTATAAAGGCATCCGGAGCAAACTGCATATCCACATATTTAGCATTTCCAATTCATCGCATTAGTCATCATTTCATTCAAACATCCAGTCCCCTATCCACAATGCAATCAACTGCTGACTCCAGAAGGAAATGGCAATGGCAAGGGGCGCGGAACTACCTGGGATCACCTTGGCCCACGCGTCCTCGAACCGGAATCCAGCGGCCCGGAGCACGTCCCTGCAGGACGCCAAGATCGCCTCCCGGGCGCGGTCCTCGAGCAGACGCAGCCCGGCGGTGGCCATCAGCCGCACCTCCGCCTCCGCAGTGGCGCCCCCCGCGGTGCCAATCTTCTCCCTCGCGAATTCTATGAGCGGCCGCAGAGACTCCCCGACCCGCGCCGGGTCGGCTGCGAAGGACGACAAGCCCGGGGAGACGCGCATCACGGCGGAGCGCGCCAGATCCGGGCGGCCGTCGGGCCCCACGGCGAAGACGTGTGCCCGGGTGCCCGTGCTGCCGCCGTCTATGATGACGGAGAAGCGCGCGGGTGCGGGGGCGGGAGCGTGACGCcgcggcggggcgacggcgtggACGAGCGCGGACACGAGGAGGGCGAGGAGCGCGGTGCCGAGGCAGAGGCCGCAgagcctgcggcggcggcgcggacgcggCGAGGGGGGTTTTGTGGTGGGGTCGGGCATGGTGGTGAGCGGCCAggacccccggccgccgccgacgccgccgcccgccgtgattCCTCGACGGCGAGAGAGGTGACGACGTCGagcttttattttattttttatataatATTTTACATGGTTTTTAAAAATGCGGGGGAGGAGCGCTTTTATAGTACGGGTAGGCGCTCGGACGACGGAGGCGAAGGCGCCTCCGAGTCTCCTCCGTCAACGCGCCATAAAGACGTACTTCTCAAGTTCTCATAGTGCGAATGCCTCACTTGTGGATTTCCATTTCTACagcttctttctttttttacgAGTAAAGAAAGATTTTATTGATTACTCAAAGAAATATTAAAGTCATGAGCAATCAGCTGCTCGACACGACTTCCTTGTTGTGACTTCAcacaagtttttttttaaaaaaaaagacttAGCACAAGTAATGTTCTTTTGGCAAGAAAGAGAAAACTTTATTGATTTTCTCAGAGATACGGATATCATCCTGGATAACAATTGCTCTACACAGCGGGAATCTACGTACGCCAAACTAAGGAGCGTGCAGGTACAAAAGAATGAATTCTTGACAGCTTCTATGCAAAAAGAACAAAGAATTCGAACACATTGGATCCACGGCCTAACATTCTGACAGGAAATTTCATTTGATCTATAGTCTGAGCTCCAAGTCCAGCTCCTCGACTTCGCCGCCGTTATCCTCGTCGTCGgagtcgacgaggtccacgaaCGGGACCTGGGCCGCCGGTACTGCCGTCCGGTCAGGCTGCTGCAGCCGCGGCTGCGCTCGGCGACGGCGACTCTGCAGCTGCTGGTACGCCGACGACGAGCTCTGCAGGTCAGACCGGGTAAGTAGCAATACGGTGATATTCCTGCCACGCGACCAATACAAGACGAAAGGGACATTACCTCAGATGACGCGGCCTGTCCCGTGGCAGGAAGTGCTGTGACGGCGCTCTGGATCTGATCGGCCTGACGGCCGTTCTGAAGCGACGAAGGATGGCCGCTGGATGCAAACAGCCTGCTGACGCACACAGCGATGATCGTTACGTTTAGAATGAGTTTCAGGCAAGCCAATTCTTCGGCGCCTGCTTTCTCATCTCCAAGCGATGTTGATTAACCACAAACGTTGACTAATTTATCTAGCTAATCGTTGGAGGCGACCCGGTAAAATGTAATTACTGTACGTAACAGTACTTGCCTGGTCAAGGATTCATACTGCTGCGCGGCGACGTAGTGCGGGGTGAAATATCCCCTCGGCAGTTGCAGTTGAAGGGCTCCATTTCCGACCTGCAGATCAGAATCATGGCGAGTCTCCGTCACGGCTGATGATTCGAGAATTTAATCGCGGTGAAACTACTTGGCGTGCATTATGGATGGGGCACCGTTGCGAGGGAGGCCCCATGCACGACCAGAGCGGCGGGAGGCATCGCCGGCGCCGGTAGGGGCTGCGCGGCGTAGCAGCGCTCGGACACCTCCAGCGCCACCCTGATCCGCTCCAGCTCCGCCACGCCCAGCCCGCGCCGCGGCTCCCgcctcatcgccgccgccgccacggcctcCGGGGAGGCCTTCCGCTTCTTCCCGGCCTCTCTGCTGCCCCCGCCGCTCACCATGATCGCCGCCGCGGTTGGCTGCCCAGCTAGCTGGCGCTCGCCACCCATCTATCTCCCGTCCtccacgcacgcacgcgcgccgcTATAtaagcgggcgg from Panicum hallii strain FIL2 chromosome 9, PHallii_v3.1, whole genome shotgun sequence includes:
- the LOC112873171 gene encoding probable apyrase 6, giving the protein MPDPTTKPPSPRPRRRRRLCGLCLGTALLALLVSALVHAVAPPRRHAPAPAPARFSVIIDGGSTGTRAHVFAVGPDGRPDLARSAVMRVSPGLSSFAADPARVGESLRPLIEFAREKIGTAGGATAEAEVRLMATAGLRLLEDRAREAILASCRDVLRAAGFRFEDAWAKVIPGSDEGIYAWVAANYALGRLGGDPNKTVGIIELGGASAQLTFVSDEVLPPELSNNFIFGETTYTLYTNSFLNFGQNAAQDSLHEVLRSRGSSKNSTLVDPCAPRGYSHNEEVMVRTSGASRSTLENQYVDSGNGNFTECRSTSLLLLQKGKEKCKYQQCQLGSTFVPELRGYFLATENFYFTSKFFGLKKSSSLSDFALAGEQFCNQDLSTLREKYPNRSDEDFSRYCFSSAYIVALLHDSLGVPLDDKRIEYSNQVGDIQVEWALGAFITLMQNTSSKPSHTAVTSTHSNRPLFAVVGIFLLCGVFFVSKWRKPKTKIIYDLEKGRYIITRIS